CTGGTGCTGCTTATGACGAAGCTTTTAATGGCAACAAATCAGCTGTACATTGGGATTTGGTGCTGATTATGACACCTGAATATGGTGGCGGCGAGATTTATATGGATGGAAAGCTTGTAAGAAAAGACGGAAGATTCGTTATAAAAGAATTGGAATGTCTCAATCCTGAAAATTTGAAATAAAAATTTTTATTAAAATTAAAATATATTCGGAGGTTTTAACTTATGTCAAAAAATGTTGCAAAAGTCGGTATTAACGGCTTCGGCAGAATAGGCAGACTTGTTTTGCGTGCATCACTTAACAATCCTGATGTTCAAGTAGTTGCAGTAAATGACCCTTTCCTTGATTTGGAATATGCTGCTTATATGTTCAAATATGATACCATTCATGGAAGATTTAATGGCAGTGTAGAAGTTAAAGGTGATAAACTTGTTATTAATGGAAATGAAGTTGCTTTCTTCGCTGAAAAAGATCCCGCAAATATAAAGTGGGCTGAAGTTGGCGCAGAATATATTGCTGAATCAACAGGCGTATTTACAACAATTGAAACAGCAAGTGCACACTTAAAAGCTGGGGCAAAGAAGGTTGTTATTACTGCTCCTTCTAAAGATGCTCCTATGTTTGTTATGGGCGTTAACAACGACACATATACAAAGGATCTTACAATTATCAGCAATGCAAGCTGCACAACAAACTGCTTGGCTCCTTTGGCAAAGGTTATAAATGATAAATTTGGACTTGAACAAGGACTTATGACTACTGTTCACTCAACAACAGCTACTCAAAAGACTGTTGACGGACCTTCTAAGAAGGACTGGAGAGGTGGCAGAGCTGCTGCCGGCAACATAATTCCTTCATCTACTGGTGCTGCTAAGGCAGTAGGCAAGGTAATTCCTAGCCTTAATGGTAAGTTAACTGGTATGTCATTCAGAGTGCCTACTTTGGATGTATCAGTAGTTGACCTTACTTGCACTTTGAAGACTGCTACAACTTATGAAGAAATCTGCAAAGTTATAAAAGAAGCTTGCGAAACTACAATGAAAGGCATTATGGCTTATACTGAAGACGATGTTGTATCTTCTGATTTTATCGGAGATCCTCATACATCAATCTTTGATGCAAAAGCAGGCATTATGCTTAATGACAAATTCGTTAAGCTCGTAGCTTGGTATGATAATGAGTGGGGTTATTCAAACAAAGTCGTTGACTTGATTGCTTATGCTGCTTCAGTTGACGCAAAATAATTAAACTCATAAATTACATTGATAATAAAAGTGTCGCTTATGCGGCACTTTTTTTGTTTTTAAGTAAAAATTGTCAATCTTTAAAATATTGACTTATTTTTATATATAAAATATAATAATGCAAAGTATTATGAAAAATTATATAAAATTAGGTGTTGAAAAACTAAATGAATCAAAGAATGTAGGAAAAAAAGATGCCGAAAATTCGGTTAATTTTTTTGTTAAACAAGATTATAAAGCTAATTTTTCAGAAGAATTAGAATTAGATTCTAAAGAAATAGAGCAGGATATTGAATATCTTTTACCTTTTACTCAAGGTTTTGAGAAAAAAAGCAATATCACTAAAAGCGATAAAAAAAGAACTATTTTAAGTGCATTGATTATAGAGATTGTCTTGACATTATTTTTTGGAATGATTGGAATTCCAGCAATATTCAAAAAAGAGAAATTACATGGTTTTATAATGATGGTTATCAGCGCCATTTCTCTTTTTGTTTTACTAGAATTTCATTTTTGGTATTTGTTAATAATTGTTGGCATTTTATATGTTTGGGAAGTCACCATGTCGATTTCTAGAATAGTATTATATTTGCGCGGCAATAAATACTTCAAAGAGTATAATAATTTCCAAACAGATGATAATTATTCTTATACGGAGTTAATATAGATGAAAATTTCAATTGGACTTAGTGGCGGAGTAGATTCATCTGTAGCAGCATATCTATTAAAAGAACAGGGACATGAAGTAACTGGACTTTTTATGTATAATTGGGAAGAAACTGATAGTGATGGTGTTTGTTCAAGCGAAGCTGATTATGAAGATGTTAAGAAAGTTTGCGCCATTTTAGATATTCCTTATTATTCAGTTAATTTTGCCAAAGAATATCTTGACAGAGTTTTTTCATACTTTTTAAAGGAATATAGCTTAGGCAGAACCCCTAATCCAGATGTTTTATGTAATCGTGAAATAAAATTTGGTCCTTTCTTGGATTATGCCTTGGGT
The sequence above is drawn from the Clostridia bacterium genome and encodes:
- the gap gene encoding type I glyceraldehyde-3-phosphate dehydrogenase; its protein translation is MSKNVAKVGINGFGRIGRLVLRASLNNPDVQVVAVNDPFLDLEYAAYMFKYDTIHGRFNGSVEVKGDKLVINGNEVAFFAEKDPANIKWAEVGAEYIAESTGVFTTIETASAHLKAGAKKVVITAPSKDAPMFVMGVNNDTYTKDLTIISNASCTTNCLAPLAKVINDKFGLEQGLMTTVHSTTATQKTVDGPSKKDWRGGRAAAGNIIPSSTGAAKAVGKVIPSLNGKLTGMSFRVPTLDVSVVDLTCTLKTATTYEEICKVIKEACETTMKGIMAYTEDDVVSSDFIGDPHTSIFDAKAGIMLNDKFVKLVAWYDNEWGYSNKVVDLIAYAASVDAK